A single region of the Actinoplanes sp. SE50/110 genome encodes:
- a CDS encoding chemotaxis response regulator protein-glutamate methylesterase, with protein MISVLVVDDSVVVRRLIVDALGEAPGIQVVGTAANGLLAQAKIDQLKPDVVTMDIEMPQMDGIEAVRELRKRHAALPVIMFSTLSAAGATATLEALSAGATDYVTKPSNVGSVKESIEAVREQLVPKIQALGGRRRPPPGAPPRGPAPAAGPRPGIGPVPGRPGLTPPGPARPPAPAAPAGPAGARPPARRGPQGRIDILAIGSSTGGPDALTKVLHGLPADLPVPVVITQHMPPVFTKMFAERLDRSIPLKVVEAGDGMELAPGTVYIAPGDRHLIFNRRGTSTLTQLSNAPQENSCRPAVDVMFRSVAALYGGTAFATVLTGMGQDGRGGAKVLRDAGCEILAQDEASSVVWGMPGAVVGAGLADEVLPLDRIAAALLNRVRVGRSAAVAR; from the coding sequence ATGATCTCGGTTCTCGTCGTCGACGATTCCGTGGTGGTCCGTCGGCTGATCGTCGACGCTCTCGGGGAGGCGCCGGGCATTCAGGTGGTCGGCACCGCGGCGAACGGCCTACTGGCACAGGCCAAGATCGACCAGCTCAAACCCGACGTGGTCACCATGGACATCGAGATGCCGCAGATGGACGGCATCGAGGCGGTGCGTGAACTCCGCAAACGGCACGCCGCGCTGCCGGTGATCATGTTCAGCACGCTGTCCGCGGCGGGCGCCACCGCCACCCTGGAGGCGCTCTCCGCGGGTGCCACCGACTACGTGACCAAGCCCAGCAACGTGGGCTCGGTGAAGGAATCGATCGAGGCGGTACGCGAACAGCTCGTACCCAAGATCCAGGCGCTCGGTGGGCGCCGTCGCCCGCCGCCCGGCGCGCCGCCGCGAGGCCCCGCCCCGGCGGCCGGCCCGCGCCCCGGCATCGGACCGGTGCCCGGCCGTCCGGGTCTGACCCCACCCGGCCCGGCCCGCCCGCCCGCTCCCGCCGCTCCCGCCGGCCCGGCCGGGGCCCGCCCGCCGGCCCGCCGTGGCCCGCAGGGCCGGATCGACATCCTGGCGATCGGCTCGTCCACCGGCGGCCCGGACGCGCTGACCAAGGTGCTGCACGGGTTGCCGGCCGACCTCCCGGTCCCGGTGGTGATCACCCAGCACATGCCGCCGGTCTTCACCAAGATGTTCGCCGAACGGCTGGACCGCAGCATCCCGTTGAAGGTGGTCGAGGCCGGCGACGGCATGGAACTGGCGCCCGGCACGGTCTACATCGCGCCGGGCGACCGGCACCTGATCTTCAACCGCCGGGGCACGTCGACGCTGACCCAGCTCAGCAACGCACCACAGGAGAACTCCTGCCGGCCCGCCGTGGACGTGATGTTCCGGTCGGTGGCCGCGCTGTACGGCGGCACCGCGTTCGCCACGGTGCTTACTGGAATGGGACAAGACGGACGAGGTGGTGCGAAGGTGCTGCGAGACGCGGGCTGTGAGATTCTGGCCCAGGACGAGGCGTCCTCGGTGGTGTGGGGCATGCCGGGCGCCGTGGTCGGCGCGGGTCTGGCCGATGAGGTGTTGCCTCTCGACCGGATCGCGGCGGCGCTGCTGAACCGGGTGCGGGTGGGACGGTCCGCGGCGGTGGCCCGATGA
- a CDS encoding protein-glutamate O-methyltransferase CheR: protein MTLSQAEFTFVANLVRREASIVLAPGKEYLVEARLIPVARVVGAPNVNDFIADLQKRPNPQHQRKIIDALTTNETSFFRDREPFSALTDVVLPELVKSRASTRKLRFWSAASSSGQEAYSLAITLQESLPAGWSFEIQGTDISTAMVERAQKAEYSQVEVNRGLPATQLVQYFERAGAHWRVIPALRRNVSFKHMSLTAPFPPMQPFDVIFLRNVLIYFDVATKRQVLQNAAKILRPDGWLFLGAAETTIGIDDNYERVAAGRTSAYRIRNAVPAGAGRRG from the coding sequence ATGACCCTGTCCCAGGCCGAGTTCACCTTCGTCGCCAACCTGGTGCGCCGGGAGGCCTCCATCGTGCTGGCGCCCGGCAAGGAATACCTGGTCGAGGCCCGGCTGATCCCGGTTGCCCGGGTAGTGGGCGCGCCAAACGTCAACGATTTCATCGCCGATCTGCAGAAGCGCCCGAACCCGCAGCATCAGCGGAAGATCATCGACGCGCTCACCACCAACGAGACCTCCTTCTTCCGGGACCGGGAGCCGTTCAGCGCGCTCACCGACGTGGTGCTGCCGGAGTTGGTCAAGTCCCGGGCCAGTACCCGCAAGCTGCGGTTCTGGTCAGCGGCCAGCTCCAGCGGCCAGGAGGCGTACAGCCTGGCGATCACGCTGCAGGAGTCGCTGCCGGCCGGCTGGTCGTTCGAGATCCAGGGCACCGACATCTCCACCGCGATGGTCGAGCGGGCGCAGAAGGCGGAGTACAGCCAGGTCGAGGTGAACCGGGGACTGCCGGCCACCCAGCTGGTGCAGTACTTCGAGCGGGCCGGCGCGCACTGGCGGGTGATCCCGGCGCTGCGCCGCAACGTCTCGTTCAAGCACATGAGCCTGACCGCGCCGTTCCCGCCGATGCAGCCGTTCGACGTGATCTTCCTGCGCAATGTCCTGATCTATTTCGACGTCGCCACCAAGCGACAGGTGCTGCAGAACGCCGCCAAGATCCTGCGCCCCGACGGCTGGCTGTTCCTCGGCGCGGCCGAGACGACGATCGGGATCGACGACAACTATGAGCGGGTGGCCGCCGGCCGCACATCCGCGTACCGAATCCGCAATGCGGTGCCCGCGGGCGCCGGGAGAAGGGGATGA